One window of the Anaeromyxobacter dehalogenans 2CP-C genome contains the following:
- a CDS encoding SUF system Fe-S cluster assembly regulator encodes MIRLSKLTDYAIVILANLARAGEGTLTAQDLADRSKVPLPTVSKLCKELSKAGLVLSHRGRHGGYGLARSADAISIAEIVEALEGPIALTSCVEPGAQPDACGLEATCPAKASWDPVSRAIQGALRGLPLSSIVLQHSNDPKDPDAVDVVTLGAHVS; translated from the coding sequence ATGATCAGGCTGTCGAAGCTCACCGACTACGCGATCGTGATCCTCGCGAACCTCGCGAGGGCGGGGGAGGGCACCCTCACCGCCCAGGACCTGGCCGACCGGTCCAAGGTCCCGCTCCCGACGGTCTCCAAGCTCTGCAAGGAGCTGTCGAAGGCGGGCCTCGTGCTCTCGCACCGCGGGCGGCACGGCGGGTACGGGCTCGCCCGGTCGGCCGACGCGATCTCCATCGCGGAGATCGTGGAGGCGCTGGAGGGCCCCATCGCGCTCACCTCGTGCGTGGAGCCCGGCGCCCAGCCCGACGCGTGCGGCCTCGAGGCGACCTGCCCGGCCAAGGCGAGCTGGGACCCCGTGTCCCGCGCCATCCAGGGCGCGCTGCGAGGGCTGCCGCTCTCGTCCATCGTCCTGCAGCACTCGAACGATCCGAAGGACCCCGACGCCGTGGACGTCGTCACCCTGGGAGCCCACGTCTCATGA